A segment of the Echinicola strongylocentroti genome:
AAATACTACGAAAGAACAAAGCTTCTGATAGAGCTGATCGAAAAAAAGAGGACAGGTAGTCCCAAAGACCTCGCACGGAAGCTAGGGGTAAAGGAAAGAATGGTTTACCGGATTTTGGACGACTTAAAACTTTCGGTTCAGCGAAAGATCCGATATTGTCGCGATAATAAAAGTTATGTTTTTTTGGAAAAAAATGACTGACTGTAATGAAATGACAGTGAAGTGGGTATAAATTGGGGTTATCAATAAATCAATGTTTTACATTAAATTTTGTAAATTATGAAAGAGTTAAGTTTTGAAAAAATGGAAAGAATAACAGGAGGAATGAGTGAAGATTGTGGTTGGGCAATTGCTAGTTGGACAGCTGCTACGGTTGGACTAGCAGCCTTAACAGGTGGTGTAGGGATTTTGGCTGTAACTGCTATGGCAGGTCACGGCATAGCATCCATTAGTTTTATGAGATCTTGTGGGCCAAGTGATTTCTATTAATGACTATATGAAAACACTAACCATCAATATCATTTCATATTTAGCTATCATTGTCTCAATGCTTCTTTTGATGAAAATTGATGATGTTATTCCCTATTTGGATTTTGCTTGTTTCTTAGTCATTATATTTGCAACCATCGGATGTATCTACACAGTGATCAAATACCGTAAGTCCAGATGTTCTTAAGCTGCCGAAAAACACACCTCGGTTGTCCCTTCAGTTGTACGGAGGGACGCCTAAAGTTGAGCCTGCGTTACAGTTTGTTTCACAAAAAAACAACTGACTGTCAGGAAATGTCAGTGGGTCAGATATAAATTGAGCCTATCAATAAATCAATTTTTTACATTAAATTCTGAAAGAGTTAAGATTTTAGAGAATGTTAGAGGGGGGGTACCCTTAATTGTATCGGTGTAGGTCTTGCAATAGTGGGATTAGGTGCTGCTGCAATTGCTTCAGGCCCCATTGGCTGGGCATGGGGTATTGGGGTAGGAGCCACTTCAGCAGGAGGCTTACTTAGTGCTTATGGTTGCGGTTATGATTTAGCGTAATAGAAATGATCATGAACAGAGAAAAATCTATAACATTTACCATCTTTGTCTGTTTTGGGTTATCTGTTGGTCTTTTGATTTTACAGTTAATCAAGTTTGATGGTATTTCAAATGATGGATTGATGACAAGTTCTTCTTTTATTGCTTTTTGCCTGCTTTCTGTGGGATTAGGGATCCTAGGTGCGGTAAGAATCAAGAATCAGAAAGCTTGACTACCAGCCATATAAGTTTGAATTTAATAATATCCAGAAGGGCAATTGTAAGTCCTTTTGGGTATTCTTGATATTGATTTACTTATTGTAATGGTATAGGGCGTGAGCTAGTAGATATGGATAGGGGTTTAATAAAAGGAGGGGTAATTGTACTTCACCTTATTGTCATGATCGTTTTACTGTTGGATTTATTTGAAATAGTGACCAACAAGTACATACCTGTAATCTGCTATGCTGTTATTTTAGCTTTGCTTGTATTAACTCTAATGCTAAAGAAAAGAAAGTTTTTTTAACAATTGACACGGTACAGCTAAGTGGATTTATAATGAAACTTTGGGGTCAAGCGGTTGCTGACTACGAATTTAATAACCAGTTTACTGTTTAGTTCTTATGAAACCATTTTTGATTTTATTGGTCTATTCATTGGCTTTATATTTATCAACACTTTTGTTGATCGACTTTGAGGGGATGCTGCTGAACGAAATGCTAAATGAGGATGCGCTTGAACTGTCATTTAAGGAAGTCCAGACGGCCATCGACGAGGTGCTGTATTGGAACAGGTTCAGTGCGCTGTTTGCTTTTCTGATGTTTACAGTCAAATGTTTTTTGGTGGCAGTAGTGTTGTATGCAGGGCTATTCTTTGCCGATCGGCACAAGGGGGTTAGGCTGGGGACGCTTTTTGGTATTGCCGTATATGCGGAGGTGGTTTTTGTGATCGCCGGACTGGTGAAGCTGGTGTATGTATCGGCCTATGGCCTCAGCTATCAAGAGTTTGCTGCCTTTTACCCCTTGTCGCTGATCAATCTTTTTGATGTGGAGAACATTCGTCCTGTTTTTAATTATCCGCTTCAGTTGGTGAACCTGTTTGAGTTGGTCTATGTATTTGTACTGGTGTATTTGGTAAAGGAGGAACTGGAACTGAGCATGCCGAGGAGTTCCAGTATTGTCTTGGGATCTTATGGGACGGCACTGTTTTGCTGGGTAGTATTTGTCGTTTTTATCACCCTGAACATGTCCTGATATGAGGAAGAAACTGAAGTTTGTGGTGCTTTTTTTGGTAATTGCCTTTCTTGGGATAATGGGGTACCTGATCATGGATAGGGTAATGGAGAAAAATAGCGTAGCAGAAAGGATCAGCCAGTTTCCAGAGTTTACGCTTTATAGGCCTGACGGGGAAAAGTTCACCACCGACGAGCTGCCCTATGATCGACCGGTCATCTTGATCTATTTTAACTCTACCTGCCACCTGTGTGAAAAGGAAATCCGGGCCATTAGGGAAAGACAGGAAGAATTTGGCGATATCCAATTGCTATTGGTATCGAGCGAAGAGGGTAATGTGATAGGGGACTTTGCCAAAAGGATGGAACTGGAAGATTGTAAAAACATACATTGGTTCCAAGATAGGGATATGGAGGTGGCTGTTTACTATGATGTGGGCAGTGTTCCGGAGATTTTCTTATATGGCTCTGACGGTAAATTGGTCAAGCGTTTTCAGGGGACGGTGAAGGTGGAGAGGTTATTGGAAGCGTATGTGAGTATTAAAAAGGAAAAAGTCTGAAGACTTTTTTGAGTTTGGGTCCAAGTCTCCAGACTTGGACCAATCGTGCCATGAATGCCTCGAATCAATCATGTATCCGTAGGTGCATCACTTCATCATTTCCTCCTACGATTCCATAGCGATTAAGTAATAATTCAGTGGTTTTAGTTGTTTTTCACCCTGTTTTTGGTGGCGGGGAATTTTTATATTGTAGTTCTAAAATGTTGATTGTTATGGAGTTGTTAGTGAAGATAGTGAAAGTCCTTTTTAGTTTTTTGGCAAGTGTTTATTTGGTTTACCTGGCCTTTGAACATAAAGCAGATTTTTCGAGTGGAGAGATGACTTTTGTGATGAGTATGATTGGAGGAGGGATTTGCCTTGCTTATTTCTTTAGTGGGCTGCACAGGTTGGTGATGAATGTCCCGGCGGTGTTGATTTCCTTGATGCCAACGGTTCTGGGGTGTATATGACCAAAGGGCTCATGGACGGGGAACAAATCATTCGGGTAATTATTCTGGGGTTGGCTTTGCTGCTCATTGGATTGGGATGGTATGGGTATTATATAAGTGAAGTAAAGCTCATTACAGCAGTATTAAACTCTGTAGGAATGGTGTTTTCATCTATCGGCTTGATTCAAAGGATCGTCAATGAGGGAAATGCAGATTAGTTTATAATGATTAATCAAAAAAATAAATAGTGGTTTTGTTGATTTGCAGCGTACAAACATGAATAAAAGGAAACTCATACAATTCATCAAGATCAATGATGTCGTTATGTACGTAGGCACGGTAGGGTGCTATGTCTTTTTATTGGACATGGCATTTGATTTTATGGAAATCCCCTCATTGGCGGTGGCCTTTGTGCTGATTACCACGTCTATTTCCGTTTTATTTAAGACCCGTTTAGCTGCGAAATTAAAGGGGTATGAAAAAAGCTCAGATTGAAGATGTTATTTTCAGGGAAATCGCTTTCAAACTATTAGTAAAGAGATGTCAGCCTGAATTAAATAACTTCATGGGGTTATAAGCGATTTCCCTGATATTATTTTGCTTGAGATACTACTTGCCAGCGTACTGTACATGGTGTTTTTGGACGGCTTGTTGACTGAGGGGGGTATTCAAGAATGGCCAAGTTGATGTTTGGTATGTCTGTGATTATGCTGATTTTTCGGGATCGGCGGCGTAAACAATAGGTTCCGTAAAAGTCTGAAGACTTTTTTTAGTTTAGGTTCAAGTCTGGAGCCTTGGACCACTGACAGGTGAAAAATCATGAAAAAAAAACCATTGGTTTCAGTTATCATGCCGTGTTATAATGCGGTCAAATTTATTGGGGAGGCCATAGAGAGTATTCTTTTGCAATCATTGCCCGACTTGGAGCTCATCATTATAGATGATGGGTCTACAGATAGTACGGCAGAGGTGGTGGAAAGGATAAATGAAGAACGGATCAGATATGTCCGCTTTGATAAAAACAAGGGGAATTATTTTGCCCGTAACCGAGGGCTCGATCTGGCTACCGGACGGTACGTAGCAATGGCAGATGCAGACGATATTGCTTACATGGACCGCCTTAAAATCCAATTTGAACATATGGAAGCCCATCCTGAAGTAATGGTTTTGGGAGGGCAATGTGATGTGGTCGACGAGGAGGGGAGTTACATTGGGGAACTAAGGCGGCCATTGGCCTACGATGAAATCAGGGTGGCTTTATTGCAGAATAATTTTGTCCATCAGCCTACACTGATGTTTCGTCGGGAGTTGGTGGAAAAGGGCTATTGCTATGACGAAAGCTTCCCTTGTTCTGGGGATTATGATTTTGTATATAGGATAAGCCGATTTTTTCGGATCGTAAATTTGGACAAGGTGATCGTAAAGTACAGAAGGCATCCCCGTCAATTGTCTACAGCGAAAAGGGATCTACAGCACCAGTATGCGGACAGGGTAAGGGAGTGTCAGCTGGTCGATTTCGGTATGGTTTTTTCTGGAAGGGAGCTTGAAATTCATCAAAAATTGGCGAAAGGAAATTATTTGGATAATAAGGAACTTTGGACTGCAGAAAGGTGGATTAATAGCTTGTTGGAGCATAATATGGATAATGATATTTATGACCGTAAATGTTTTTATGAGTTTTGCCAGAGATTGTCGGCTGCAGCCGTACGGAAAAACCATCTAGGCAAATAGTTCATCTAAAAGTAGATGATGAAGTATGTTCTTTAGGCTTATTTATTCTAGCGACTGATGTTGGATAAAGCGGGAAAGCTGGTGAATTATGATTGGTCCTGAAAGGACACAGGAGTCGCAGATTATTAAGATTTGCGATGATTCGGTGTTATAAGAAGATATTATTTCTGATTTTATAAAAACTTAAACTATGAAACCCCACGCCTCCCACTTTCTAAAGATGAGTTTCAGTTATGTGTGCATGGTTGTTGGTACAGCCTTATCCTGGATGGCGGTGGGAGGGAAGATACCGGGATTTGATTTCTTCGTCTATATATTATGGGGTTTCATTGCTATTGCTTACGCCAGAGAGGTGGTCATCTTTCTGAAAAAGGAAAAGGATGCTAAGGGAAATAATTATTAAGTTTTAGATATGACGACTAGGGTTAAGTATTTATAAGTAAATAGTTCCCTGAGAAGATATAGGTTTTACATCATTTCATCATGTCCTCCTACGATTTCGTGCTTCAACTTGGTTACTATACCTTCATGCCTAGCCAAGTAAATAGGTGAATTTTATAGGGATTTAGTTGTTTTTTGCCCTGTTATGGAAAATGATAGCTTTTTATATTGGATTGTAAAATGTTGAATATGAAATATTTATTGATAAGAATAGCGAAAATCCTTTTTAGCCTTTTTGCAAGTGTTTGCCTGATTTACTTGGCGTTTGAATACAAAAATGACTTTTCAGCTAAGGAAGGGACCTTTGTCACCAGTATGGCAGGAGGGGTGATTTGTCTTTCTTACTTCTTTA
Coding sequences within it:
- a CDS encoding peroxiredoxin family protein, with product MRKKLKFVVLFLVIAFLGIMGYLIMDRVMEKNSVAERISQFPEFTLYRPDGEKFTTDELPYDRPVILIYFNSTCHLCEKEIRAIRERQEEFGDIQLLLVSSEEGNVIGDFAKRMELEDCKNIHWFQDRDMEVAVYYDVGSVPEIFLYGSDGKLVKRFQGTVKVERLLEAYVSIKKEKV
- a CDS encoding glycosyltransferase family 2 protein, coding for MKKKPLVSVIMPCYNAVKFIGEAIESILLQSLPDLELIIIDDGSTDSTAEVVERINEERIRYVRFDKNKGNYFARNRGLDLATGRYVAMADADDIAYMDRLKIQFEHMEAHPEVMVLGGQCDVVDEEGSYIGELRRPLAYDEIRVALLQNNFVHQPTLMFRRELVEKGYCYDESFPCSGDYDFVYRISRFFRIVNLDKVIVKYRRHPRQLSTAKRDLQHQYADRVRECQLVDFGMVFSGRELEIHQKLAKGNYLDNKELWTAERWINSLLEHNMDNDIYDRKCFYEFCQRLSAAAVRKNHLGK
- a CDS encoding HTH domain-containing protein — protein: MGGLKYYERTKLLIELIEKKRTGSPKDLARKLGVKERMVYRILDDLKLSVQRKIRYCRDNKSYVFLEKND